The following proteins are encoded in a genomic region of Pagrus major chromosome 16, Pma_NU_1.0:
- the rtf1 gene encoding RNA polymerase-associated protein RTF1 homolog: protein MVNVKKRKGRVVIDSDSEDSASDDNLDQELLSLAKRKRVDSGEQEEPVSKPAASTDSETSDSDDEWTVGGTKGKKKVKQGKGSEKKNATKKKVNKATASGSSDGDSSAESSAPEEGEVSDSESNSSSSSSDSDSSEDEVFRDGYDDDLMGDAEDRARLEQMTEKEREQELFNRIEKREVLKRRFEIKKKLKTAKKKEKEEKKKKQEEEQEKRKLSQVQDTQVVMSHNKERRSKRDEKLDKKSQAMEELKAEREKKKNKTAELLAKRQPLKTSEVYSDDEEEEEEDDDKSSVKSDRSSRSSSYDDDEKEETPPKSQPVSLPDELNRVRLSRHKLERWCHMPFFAKTVTGCFVRIGIGNNSSKPVYRVAEIVDVVETAKVYQLGSTRTNKGLQLRHGGDTRVFRLEFVSNQEFTESEFMKWKEAMIVASMQVPTLDEITKKEQSIKEALNYKFNDKDIEDIVKEKDRFRKAPPNYAMKKTQLLKDKAMAEESGDGDKAKVIQDELNELEERAEALDRQRTKNISAISYINQRNRSWNIVESEKALVAEGQNAKNQQMDPFTRRQCKPTMVSNARDPSVHAAILAHLNQKYGSGSAGDPSGGDKNKLGQPNPKDKDVPKPTTDLSEDLFKVHDFDVKIDLQVPNAEAKSLSVSSNALPVKDGAPRRSLNLEDYKKRRGLI from the exons ATGGTGAATGTAAAGAAACGGAAAGGTCGGGTCGTAATTGACTCTGACTCCGAAGACAGTGCTAGTGACGATAATTTAGATCAG GAGCTCTTGTCCTTGGCGAAGAGGAAGAGGGTCGATTCGGGTGAGCAGGAAGAGCCGGTCAGCAAACCTGCAGCTTCTACAGACTCTGAGACATCCGATAGTGATGATGAG TGGACTGTGGGTGGCACCAAAGGCAAAAAGAAGGTTAAGCAAGGGAAAGGGTCTGAGAAGAAAAACGCCACAAAGAAGAAGGTTAATAAAGCAACGGCGTCTGGCAGCTCAGATGGAGACAGCTCAGCAGAGAGCAGCGCACCAGAGGAGG GTGAGGTGTCTGATTCAGAGAGCAACAGTTCGTCCTCCAGCTCCGACTCAGACTCCTCCGAGGACGAGGTGTTCAGGGATGGTTACGATGACGACTTGATGGGAGATGCGGAGGACAGAGCTCGTCTGGAGCAgatgacagagaaggagagggagcaaGAGTTGTTTAACAGAATTGAGAAGAGAGAGGTGCTGAAGAGACG tTTTGAAATTAAGAAGAAGCTGAAGACGgcgaagaagaaggagaaagaggagaagaaaaagaagcaggaggaagagCAAGAAAAACGGAAGTTATCTCAGGTTCAAGACACACAAGTG gTCATGTCACACAACAAGGAGCGACGATCCAAGCGTGACGAAAAACTTGACAAAAAGTCCCAGGCCATGGAAGAACTAAAGGCTGAAcgtgagaagaagaaaaacaaaacag CGGAGCTTCTGGCCAAACGCCAGCCTCTGAAGACAAGCGAGGTTTACTCTgacgatgaggaggaagaggaggaagatgatgacaAGTCGTCAGTCAAAAGTGACCGCAGTTCGCGTTCGTCATCTTATGATGATGACGA aaaagaagaaacccCACCGAAGTCACAGCCTGTTTCACTACCAGATGAGCTCAACCGGGTCCGCCTGTCCAGACACAAGCTGGAGCGCTGGTGCCACATGCCCTTCTTTGCTAAGACTGTGACTGGCTGCTTTGTGAGGATAGGAATTGGAAACAACAGTAGTAAACCAGTTTATAGG GTTGCTGAAATTGTGGATGTCGTAGAGACAGCCAAGGTTTACCAGCTTGGATCAACACGAACAAACAAGGGATTACAGTTAAG GCATGGCGGTGACACGCGGGTATTCCGGCTTGAGTTTGTATCAAATCAGGAGTTTACAGAAAGCGAGTTCATGAAGTGGAAAGAGGCG ATGATCGTCGCTTCAATGCAGGTACCGACTCTTGACGAAATCACCAAAAAGGAGCAGTCgatcaaagaagctctgaacTATAAGTTCAATGACAAAGACATAGAGGAT ATTGTTAAAGAGAAGGACCGATTCCGAAAAGCCCCCCCAAATTATGCCATGAAGAAGACGCAGTTACTCAAAGATAAG GCCATGGCAGAGGAGAGTGGAGACGGCGATAAAGCAAAAGTGATCCAGGATGAGCTGAACGAGCTTGAGGAGAGGGCAGAAGCACTTGACAGACAGAGGACCAAGAACATCTCTGCCATCAG CTACATCAATCAGAGGAACAGAAGCTGGAACATTGTTGAGTCTGAGAAAGCTCTTGTG GCTGAAGGACAAAATGCCAAAAACCAACAAATGGATCCTTTCACACGAAGACAGTGTAAACCCACCATGGTGTCTAAT GCCAGAGACCCGTCAGTCCACGCAGCTATTCTTGCTCACTTGAACCAGAAGTACGGCTCTGGGTCGGCAGGAGATCCTTCTGGTGGAGACAAGAACAAACTG GGTCAACCAAACCCAAAAGACAAAGATGTTCCCAAGCCAACCACTGACCTCTCAGAGGACTTGTTCAAAGTCCACGATTTTGACGTTAAGATTGACCTACAGGTTCCCAATGCAG AGGCAAAATCTCTGTCCGTGAGCTCCAACGCGCTGCCGGTGAAGGACGGCGCCCCCCGCAGGTCCCTAAACCTGGAGGACTACAAGAAGCGGAGGGGGCTGATCTGA
- the ndufaf1 gene encoding complex I intermediate-associated protein 30, mitochondrial, whose protein sequence is MSLPKITRLPSARLLGSIQHHCQQLLLPSITPVTVPRRAMIQGQYRRPGEPKEDKFPWQKINFSLSKGLEGIKRNFALLKKEFSDRWVGPEGKPFHEHMLEQTRVIWEFRGPECLEQWTVSSDREIGGQSEAYLKLGRNNNTLFLYGSLNSTPPRDGETRYSGYCTMRSKQALASFDRKKHYDWTNFNTLHLRVRGDGRPWMINVAAETYFSHMKDDIYSYFLYTRGGPYWQDVKIPFSKFFLTHRGRIQDDQHPLWLDKVNTIGFTLGDKADGPFQLEIDFIGVSKDYAHTEEFAYELYKRNPEV, encoded by the exons ATGTCTCTGCCAAAGATCACACGTCTCCCCTCAGCGAGGCTGCTGGGCTCCATCCAGCACCACTgccagcagctgctcctccCCTCCATCACTCCTGTCACTGTACCCAGAAGAGCTATGATTCAGGGTCAATACAGACGACCCGGCGAGCCCAAAGAAGACAAGTTTCCATGGCAGAAGATTAACTTCAGCCTCTCAAAGGGTTTGGAGGGGATAAAGAGGAATTTCGCACTGTTGAAAAAGGAGTTTTCCGACCGCTGGGTTGGTCCAGAAGGCAAACCCTTCCACGAGCACATGTTGGAGCAGACCAGGGTGATATGGGAGTTCAGAGGTCCAGAGTGCCTGGAGCAGTGGACGGTGTCCTCAGATCGTGAGATCGGAGGACAAAGTGAAGCTTATTTGAAGCTTGGCAGAAACAATAATACCCTTTTTTTGTACGGGTCTCTGAACTCTACTCCTCCAAGAGATGGAGAAACACGCTACAGTGGCTACTGCACCATGCGCTCAAAGCAAGCACTG GCTTCCTTTGATAGAAAAAAGCACTACGACTGGACCAATTTCAACACCCTGCATTTGCGTGTGCGTGGCGATGGCCGTCCCTGGATGATCAACGTTGCAGCAGAAACGTACTTCTCTCACATGAAAGATGACATATACTCGTATTTCCTGTACACCAGGGGAGGACCCTACTGGCAGGATGTCAAG ATACCTTTCTCCAAGTTCTTCCTTACACATCGTGGGAGGATACAAGATGATCAGCATCCTCTCTGGCTGGACAAG GTAAACACCATTGGATTTACTTTGGGAGACAAAGCTGACGGTCCGTTCCAGCTGGAGATTGATTTCATAGGCGTCTCCAAAGACTACGCACACACTGAGGAGTTTGCTTATGAGCTGTACAAGAGGAATCCTGAAGTTTGA